ATAAAACTACTACAAAAAGATTTTGACAATGTTGCAAGTGCCTTAAAAAGAAAAGGTGTAGCACAAGAAATTTTAGACAACTTAAACTCTATCTCACAGAATGCAAAGCAAAAAAGACAAGACATGGAAAATGTTACAGCTGAGCAAAATAAACTATCAAAAGAATTCGGAAGATATAAAAAAGAAGGGCTAGATATTGCTCCTTTGCAAGCTAATATTAATGAATTAAAAGCAAAAAAACAAGTATTAGAAGATGAAGTTAGAGTAATTGAAGAAGAACTTACTTCTATTATTTTAGGTGTTCCAAATATGCCAGATGATTGTGTGCCAGATGGAGCAGATGAAAATGAAAATGTAGTTTTAGAAACAATTGGTGAAAAACCAGAGTTTTCATTTGAGCCAAAAGAACATTGGGATTTAGGTGAAAAAGATGGTTCATTAGATTTTCCAAGAGGTGTTAAATTAGCAAAATCTAGATTTGTAGCTATGCGAGGGCAAGCTGCTAAAATGGAGAGAGCACTTATAAATTATATGCTTGATTTTAATGCTAAAAGAGGTTTTGAAGAGTGGTATGTTCCTTTTATGGCAAATACTAATACACTTCAAGGAACAGGTCAACTTCCAAAATTTGAAGATGATTTATTTAAAATTGA
This sequence is a window from Poseidonibacter parvus. Protein-coding genes within it:
- the serS gene encoding serine--tRNA ligase is translated as MIDIKLLQKDFDNVASALKRKGVAQEILDNLNSISQNAKQKRQDMENVTAEQNKLSKEFGRYKKEGLDIAPLQANINELKAKKQVLEDEVRVIEEELTSIILGVPNMPDDCVPDGADENENVVLETIGEKPEFSFEPKEHWDLGEKDGSLDFPRGVKLAKSRFVAMRGQAAKMERALINYMLDFNAKRGFEEWYVPFMANTNTLQGTGQLPKFEDDLFKIEDEDLYLIPTAEVVLTNLYNDEIIPSEELPMLMTSYTPCFRKEAGSAGRDTRGLIRQHQFDKVEMVAITTPEQSEKVFEDMVSCASDLLTSLGLSHQKVQLCTGDLGFSAATTIDLEVWLPGQNKYREISSISNTKEFQSRRAKIRYKDGKKNILTHTLNGSSLAVGRTLVAIMENYQNEDGSITIPDVLKKYM